Genomic DNA from Solanum dulcamara chromosome 4, daSolDulc1.2, whole genome shotgun sequence:
attaaagagataAACCTTTGATTTTTCCGTCTACTTCATTCGATAGCAACATATTTGTTCGTTCATGTTTTCGATCAGaattttttaacttaaaaaggaaatatgaaaaattatcaaaaagataataataagaGAATTCATTGTCAATAATGATAATGAATGCTAGAAGACAATTTGAATCAAGactaatcaaaatcaaaataagaagaaaatgtaGAAGTAGAAGAAGCTTAtgttttttcttaaaagtttgATCCAAAATATTTACTTAAATAGAATTGtggaaatttatttttatataaaataaaattctacttGATTTAGAAGTATTAAATATCATGATTTCTTACCTATATCAAATAAGGACTTTAAGtagttttttattttcaattaaaagaATTATAGTGttattatatttgaatttttattttttggattatACATTGTTTTAAAAAAACGGAAGttatgaatatgatatatttagGGTAAGATTAAGACTCATATtcattttcatgttttatttttatttaaaaggaaaaattaaattacgtaattaaataataattgaagaaaaattgtgaattttttttgtctaaAGTGGagttttttaatgaagggcaaaaacttcaatcaatattttaatagtCTTCGTGCTTTTGACACCTCTGTATGACCTCCATTCATATTtatctcttttctctcttttttagcttttttctctcatttctttcaattattattttataaaattattttcttaatacaTAAATTCTACTCTTAATTAATATTAGTAATGTCCATAAATCCTAACCTTTCATATTCATAACCCTCGAAAAATTATTATACGAATTAATGACACCTTAAAATCACtcttataaaaatttattttgagacttatatgAAGATTCTTAGATGCATAGTtcaattttatgagttaaaataatttgataTGTCTAATATAATTATCTCTTTTTCTCTATTGCAATTATacatttaatattattattttagtatttctGATGGTAGaatcatgaatttttttaaagaaaattatttgattttttctcATTGCTTCTTTTTGTAGATAATTTACTCTTAGCACATATTACCCTTATTTTTCTTACCGGAAATAACCTGAGCAAATATGGCCACTATCATTGTCAGGTCCCTCTTTCGCTCTGCCATTACCTCCGGCCAAACAACCGTCGTTAGACTTTTCGGCCGTTTCAAGCCGAAGATTCTTTTATATCAACAGAAATTCTTACAAGATCTAATAAAATAGAACTTAAATCGTATTTCTTGGAAGAGTTCAACATCCTAAGATCGATAGTCAATAtgtggagtcatgaaaataaCGGCCACAATGAAGTGCCGGTTCTTTCTTCCTTCACTTTTGATTTACAAAGTATGAAAACTATAAAGTATTAAAATGATACAGAgggttattttaaaatataaaattataattattttttaaaagtagaGTATAAATTTAGCGTAATAATTGgagaagaatgaggaggagaCAGAGACGACAAAttgcaaaataaaggaaaaaatattgaatcaaagtagaagaaaataaaaagaaaaaagaaggaagggaagaaaaaggaaaggaaaagaaaaatctaaaagctttaaataaataacaaaacataaaagaaagaaataatgtAGAGTCacgttaattttttattttttttacttattatttttcttttttctattttgaaaTTGAGAGTAGGGCAAAGAAAATGGACGAGGAAATGCATGAAGAATTGAACTTTCACtaacaatttaaaaatttagatTGCAAAACTATTCagatttttcactttttttaatCACTTCTCTTTCTATCTTTTTTATTTGacatttaaaatagaaaaaaaattaaaatgaataattcaaatttaaaaagataTACAGacttatatataagaaaaattaatgaatttattaaacgagaattaaaaatatagtcttttttttttgtaatataaAGGTGAAGTACTATTACTATGTaagaaagaaatttaaatgaaataaattttataacttattcaaacacagttaaataaattattctatATTTGATATTTTCCATTGCACCTTTGCTCTTTCCCTTTTTTCtcactttttttctttatttgttgtTCCAGGCCATAAATAATTCTAATTGCTTAACTATTGGTAACAAAAAAGCCATATACGTAAGCAAGAAGTTACGGTAtagtttttctttcattttgtgCATTTATTTGCACATTAAATTCTAAGTATTTACGTGTCCATTAAATTATGAATACTAAATTAcccataaaactttcatttttattctgtcttttcttctttttctctctgatttttgtttatcttatttaaaaaaattgcttTACTAATTTATTGCCCTTTTTTATTACACATTTATTTGAATTATAACATACACTATCCAGAATTAAGTATTGAGAATATATAAAGATACATTTATATTTGTCTATTTTGCATTTGCATTGTTTGAAAAATCTTGAATATCCAATTTTTTCGATTTATTCAGATTTTCATTTTGTACCAATAacatttctattctttttttaatacaTTATAACATGTCAGCTATTTTTCCATTGCTTACCATAATTTTACTATTAACATGTTCATTTTACTTCCTTTACTGTGTTTTCATCAAAAACAAATCTCCTCAATTTTACTACTTGGTCAATTATTCTTGACTTTTATGGAATAGGAGAATTGAGATGGAGGTTAACTGAAGAATATAGGAAATATTTATGGCTTTTATGGAATGActtttcatttgatatttttgtaaaatttaaatAGCAGAAGTAATGTTAAAGAGCAAAAATTTTActatctcatcaaaacattatagaaaatatagtttgtatttttctttctaaatatGTATTAGTCACAGAATAATAAAACACACACACTAAGAAATGCCAAAAActcatgcatatatatatatatatatatatatatatatataaagagatcttttttaagaaaactttttaaaaagtaaaatgtgataacgaaaagtatttttttatctaatttttaaCTCTAATAAGAATATTTATAAATAGAATTAATGTTTTTTATGTACATGAAACTAATCTCTTGTCtctattaaattattaaaaaaattctttctcGAATTTTATAACCGCACGAAATCACTAGTTAAGTATAAAATCTccataaaaattaaacaaacaaCAAATTCTGAAACATAATTTTTTCTAGCCCATCAAAGTCCTTGCTACCCTAACGCAGcttaattaataaacattaaTACACTATTCCATTGTGACAAAAAAGTATTTAGTAGCCATAATTAATAAGAGCAGAAAGGACAAATAACAAAAGGTACCTGACTGATTATTGATAAGGATACTTGAAGATTATCAGCTAATTGCACGCaaaaaaactctaattttatttgatagagttttttTTGTGGATCACAAATACATGATTTATTGCTTTGGTGGCATGCTATGGAGTTTTGACaaataaagggtattttggtaGCTCATCTGTAAAATCAATTGTGGAAAAAGGAAATCTTTTCACCGTTTTATCTTTTCCGAATTTGTTCATTGTGACAAAAAGATTACTGAAACAATGTTGAATGAAGTTATCGATGGATTCTTTATATTGCTTGGGGCTTGAGCAATCCTTACGCTTTCAAAAAGACGGAGGAAAATCGATGGACGGATTCGATCctcaacttttttattttataaaaattgagGCACTCCATtgattatacaaataaaaaattacagttaaagaatataaataaatatttcattaaaGAGTATGTGTGGTCGGGTGATAGAATATTTCAAGTAGCTAACTCACTTTCAGTCTGTCAGGTTTTTAAAAAACTCTATAtcgatttttaatttattgaaaCTAACAGACTGGGTCGATTGTTCCTCAATTTTGATTGATCCTACGAAACTGACCCAGGTCAAAATGATGATGTACAATCCTTCATCCCATGTTCCTACTAAATTTTGATTTCTAAATTTTTGTATCGAGCGCCTATCTCTAATAAGAGAAGGAGAGTCACTTTTCTTTATAGTATATTAATGAGTAGGACTGAAATTCCAAGCGCTCCTAGCTCAGAAACCATACACAGACAAACACATGAAGgcccataaaatccataaataaTAGACTAACAAATATACATGTCACATACATTTTCTGTATGAAGTTTTCATCTTAATGAATCAAAGTTGTTTGACCAcagatttcatcattctttattttaGCTCAGGGACGTGACCGCTTAGACTTGTTcaagaataaaattttattagaaCTGTCCACCCAATTTTtagtaatattattttttaaactaacTTTTAAAATTGAGTTAAACGCAAACTTCATTTAAAAACCATCCAGGCATTAAGTTTTGTAGTGAATTAGACTATTATTGGTGTTTAAATAAAAAGGTGCCTCAAATTAAAATGAGTGTTGAAACAAGTCAAAATTCACCTTTAGAACGTACTCGTTCATTATATAACTAGTACTTTGATGATACTTCAAAACTTATTCtcttaacttttaactaattgTTCTTACAAGCAAAGCTATTTATGGGAATAGTTTATATTCTCTTGTTCTCACTCATAAAAAGATAGTTGTTTACTCGGAGAACTTGATACATCGTACTCATAGAGACGGAGCTAGCATTCAGATTGTTGGTGTATTATAACTTAATATATTTGtgttaaaaatatttacttaaTACATATAACTATtttattctaaatttttttttttttaatcgaaGCCATAAATTTAATATCTCAAACTCTGCCTTTATGCCTACATTTTTTGTCCTTTAAAAGCTATTTCAATTACATTAACTAAAATGCCAAACTTAGTCGTCAAAAATCAATTATGAAATCAATGTCTTAGGTCTTCTCTCAAATCTGTGGGGCACGAGACTTTGCCTATACCATTTTTGTAAAGTTACGGAAAGTTTTATTCTAATTCtaatagtaaaataaagttTAAGATTAAGACCACTAATAATCTTCATTTGAATTTGAACCAGTCTTACCTTATCACAGCACAATAAGAAATCAATATCAAAATCTCTCATCTtgaacaaaatatataaagaaaatggAAAGCAATTTAGTCTACTTTTTACTTTAGATTTCTGTTTTACCAAAATTGCAGTAGACCATacatcaagaagaaaaaaaacatatacTTACGTCACTAGAGGACATTATCCAatagggaaaaaaataaaattataagtgATTATTTGCTTACATCAACTATTGATATGTACAAAATcttaaaaccaaaaaaaaaatgaaaatgtttttatttatagaacaaaaaaattaaaacaaaaatggTTTTCtcgtaaaaaataaatttaaagtcAACTATGGGCTCCTTAGTTTTCTAGGTAGGGGCCCAATCTCCTTTCCCATAGCCCACGAAAAGTCTTCTATTACCTTACACCATTGCCGACTCCAAATTATTCCGGTTTACTTCGAACCGGAATGCGGATTTACTAAACCGGCGGTCGAGCCGAGTCAGCTGACATCAAAGAGGCTTCATCGCCTTTTGGTTCCAAGCATTTGAATGACGGCAATTTGACGGCGGTTTTCATACTTCCTGAAGTGGAACCCTCGCCGGCTTCAGCTCCAACTCTTGGTGACTTTATCGATGAGCCTCTTGAAAAGAATGGTGGCGCCATGCTGAAAATCCACCGGTCCGATTTAGCTTCCGGTTCAGACCACTCCACCCTTTTGTTAGATCTAGAACCCCTGTTGCTTCCATCTCCGGTAACGGTTCTGTATCCTTTTCTAGAGCTTGTGTCTCTTGGTAAAGTACCTCCAAAGCTTTTAGCCCGGTTCATTACCGCTTTCCGAACTCCCTCCGGTAATCTGAGAGTGTACCGGTCTAAATTCTCACCTGGTAGTACTAGTGAGTGTCCGGTCGAGTGTGATCTAAACTTGCTGAATATCCTTGGCCTCATGGAAATTGATCTTGGTGGTTGAATCGGCACGTTGAAACTCAAATTTCTCTTAACTCCCGATTTAACTGAACCGCCTTCTTCTTGCTTGGGAACCCGGTTCGTCACGTTGAAGCTCAAATTCCTCTTCACGGTAGGTCTAACAGAACCTTCGTCCTCTTGTTGTCTTTGTTCTTCGTCACTCGCTATGCGTATCGAAACTTCATCGTTTTGCTGTTGCTGCTCAGTCCCCGGTTCATCTCGGATCAACTGAGGAACTTGAATCGGCGGTTCATCGGGTTGAGGGTTGAGATTAGCGCGGCAAACAGGACAAGTATCATGTGATTGCAACCAAGCATCAATACACACAGGATGAAAAACGTGATCACACTTTGGAATTAAACGCAGCGTTTCATCATCTTCAAATTCGTTCAAGCAAACAGCACACTCCAAAGCTCCTTTACCAATTTGATGATCCTTCACTTCAGCATAAGTAAAAGTCGGAAAAGTCTCAATAATCGATGGGTCAAGTCCACGCGCCGCCGCAGCACGGCGGCGCAAGGATAGCGCTCGTCGGACGCTGCCGCTCATGGCAGAGGACTGAGTGCAGTGTCGGATGTAAATAGAAAAGGCTGCCATGAAAAAAAGCGCAGCAATTAGAACAATTATGATAATTGCTAAAGGGGGATTGAGCCTTGCATATTGAAACTCATTTCCAGTAGTTGCTTGCTGTGCCACTGCTTTGGGAGTCAAAGAAGGACATGAAAAGAGGAACACAAAGAGAACATAACGAAGAACAGGGGGTTCTTGCTTTATAAAAATACCCATGTCTCATACTAAATATGGACTGGGAAAGTTAATATGTGATGTGCTTATATATAAGCTTTATAATTTTGAATAGcaaagaaaatgaaatgaacTGTTCTTCGATTCGTGtgggtattaaataaaaatcGTGGGATACAGGGGGATCCTACTTGGCAGAGAGAATTGGAAATGGCGCGGCTTCTAGAAGGACAATCCGGTGCACTAAAATTAATATGTGATGTGCTTATATATAAGCTTCTAGAAGAAATTGCTTAATTGGTAGATTTGTATACAGAAGATTGGGGGATGATGTGAGATTTATACAAACTACAACTTCTCTTGGTCACGACTTCTTTTTGCCCGAAAATAGACTTTTtgaccaaaattatttttaaactatatgTCAAACTAgattacattttaaaaatattattattaataaaaaatattttttaattatttaaaaattaacaaTTTTCATTTATCTACTAgaatttatcataaaattaatagATCCCATAAAAATTAAGTTACCTCTTTGTATTAATTATTCTGAGAtacaccaaaaatattattatgaaCTTTTTTCGACAATTGAGTTTAGCATTATGCAATATTTTTTCtgttatttaatattaaaaaaattatcaattgaAATATGTTTCTTCTCGATTGAATCTGCTAGAAGCGGTGTTTGTTAGAAACTTCCACTTCTAATAATGGAGAATGAAACTTAAATGCGAAACATATTCAGAATTTTGATCACCTCAATATCAGATTGACTCAAAAATTTATTGATCTAACTACAATGGCGCTTTGAAAAAAGTGCATCGGCTTCTTTCAATTGGCAAATGAGAAGAAGAGCAGATCATGTATCCTCACAcctttctaatattttttgtttcagCAAACACTAGTTTCCAATAGttttaatattcttttcttCAAGAGCTTTTTATAGCAGGTAATGAAATTATGCAGAAAAACTTTTGTCGATAGTCACGTTAACCGCATATGTTTTTGTTGAATCCcttaattttttgataatatcTAACATAAGGATGAAAATTGTTGACTTTAATTTCAAATACTCAGAGGATGTTTTgtaccaaaataatatattttaaggaTGTAGTTTAAATTTGGGGTATAGTTTAAGAatgtttttagccaaaaactccTCAAAAAACACCCTTAAACTATAcccaaatttaaattatatatttgaattatttttaacagaaaatattctcaaaatatttaaaacttaataGCTTCCATCCTTCGGTtaaatttgtcaaaaaaattataataatatctaatataatttcatataataaaatttgaggAGAATAAAAGATACAcaaatcttatttttattttaaagataaaaatattatttttattttaaagataaaaatattatttttaataaagttatAAATCCATCAGCTCAGAAAAAAGtagtccaaaaaaaataaatagaaatgcACGGAATATCAAAATAGAAGTGCATGAAATATCAGATAATAGTAACACAATAGATATTCCAAAAAAGTGACAGCAAGTGCACGCAATATCAGATGTAGCAAAAAAATAGCTAGTAACAGTGCAAAAATTACaccaacaaaataataataattgatgTTTACAAGTAGGAGCAATATTATAACTACTTATCTACTAACATACTATCCTAATGCGTATcatgtataattttttatctaAAATTATGTCTTTGATAAAATTAAACTGtgtcatgtcttgtctaatcatctCCTCAATGCTTCTCTATTCCACCTCTACATCTTTTGAATCATCCATAACCAACCTCTAAAAGTTCCTCACCGAGGCATCCATACATTTCCTTTTAACATGCATGAACCATCTTAGTTTCTCTTTTGCATCTTTTCCTCCATTAAAGTCACTTTTATATTATTCCGGATATCCTAATTTCTAATTCTAGCTTTCCTGATATGCCCACATATTTATCGCAACATTCTTAATATTCATGCAACTTTCAACTTCTTAATATAAAAATTCTTAATTGGCTCACACTCTATTCAATATAATATAGTTGGTCTAACTATTACTCCATAaaatttacttttataattatatatgacCTATCAAATAACAAGTATTTATTTTCTATAATATGCATTTTAACAAAACGTATCATATCAATTTGGctagatatcatcataatttTTATAGGCTAAAATGAATTGGGATTATAAATAGCAtgtcaataataaattatattttttcagaCTAATTTTGTTTTTTCCTTGAGAGCAAAAGTCGTGATATCTAGAAATAACACTCACAAACGTCATACCATATTAAATTACTGCAAATTGTGTAATTTTTTACGCCACCAACTTTTTCTTGTAAAACTAGTTTAATTTAGGCCATATATTAAAATAACCCTTTTGTTAAGTGGAGTGTCCACATATAAGTGGAATGCCCAccacatttttatattaaagtGGGGCCCACTAAAAGTGGGCATCCCACTAAATTAACACCTATATATACATTACCATGAATTGGTAATTGATAGTcgtaaagaaaagaaacaaaatattCTGTGCTTTGCTTCTTTTTCAGTTCTCCtatttactctctctttcagtattaaattgttaatttagtctcattttacaacacgttatcagcacgaggctccgactaatttttcaaggtaacaaaaagtggtaagaagtttatttaaatttattttcataaaatggcaaatatttcaaaaattgaatttgttgctttggatatctctggaaaagattactcttcatgggcactagatgccgaaattcatcttgaatcgatgggtctggcagacaccatcaaagatgataacacggcatctagtcaagaccgtgcaaaagctatgattttcctccgccaccatcttgacgagggtcttaaattacaatatcttacattaaaagatcccttgaaattgtggaaaaatttaaaagaaaggtatgaccacctgaagttggtcatgcttccacaagcacgttatgactggttaaatctgagactgatggactttaaaaatataactgaatataattctgctttatttagaattatagctcagttaactttatgcggagatgaaatcacggaacaagataaacttgaaaaaacgtactccacatttccacccgcgaatatgctcctgcagcagcaatatcgcgaaaaaggctttaaaaaatattctgaattactttctcaccttcttattgctgaaagacataatgaactattaatgaaaaatcatgatagtcggccagttggttctttgccactccctgaagtgaatcaggcaaattctaaccaacgagaaagaggccatggccccagtcgtggtcgtggtcgtggtcgtaatcaaagaagaaattttaatcatgatgctcggctggcaccgagaaataaccagcaatataaaaggcagggtaaaaagccagaagctttaccgaagaataattcagaaacaatatgtcatagatgtggaggtgtgggacactggtcgcggatttgccggtcatcaaaacgcttggttcagctatatcaggcatcgttaaagagggcagaaaataatccagagacaaattttatctctgaggacaatattgagcccatgcatctggatgtagctgatttctttaattttccagaagtaaatatgaatgttgataagccagataatatttaaacaattatctttgttgttgtatttattaaatattatgtttgtatttttctagatccatgtaataaaataaaattttgtataataaattatgtattaattataatatttactttctttctttgtgaagaaaatatggaaatgcgtcaaatcttgtttggatcaatgataaatcacgaggatatttgtgtaattgatagtggaacaacccatgctatatttaaagacgagaaatatttttccaatttacttagaagaaaagctaatgttactacaatttctggtaattcaaaaatgatagaaggctccggaagagctactataattctgcctaagggaacaaaaattgttatagaagatgcactattttcttctaaatcctcacgaaacttgttaagttttaaagatatccgcagaaatggatatcatgttgagacactaaatgaaatgaatattgaatatcttggtataaccaagagtgtctcaggccagaaatatattttggaaaaattaccaactctgtcatctggcctatattatgcaaaaattagtgcaattgaagcaaatatgatcgtaaaccagaagtttactgatccaaatatatttgtgctatggcatgatcgaataggtcatcctggatcaataatgatgagacgaattcttgaaaattcaactggacatccgttaaagaaccagaagattcttacaaatgatgaattttcatgtgctgcttgttatcaaggcaaattaattgccagaccatcgaccctgaaggttggcatcgaatctcctggctttttagagcgtatacatggagatatatgtggacctattcatccacctagtggattgtttagatattttatggtcctaatagatgcatcatctagatggtctcatgtgtgcttattatcatctcgcaacctggcgtttgcgaaattgttagcacaaataataagattgagagcgcaattcccagattattcaattaaggccattcgccttgataatgctggagaatttacatcccaagcatttaatgattattgtttatcaattgggataaaaattgaacatcctgttgctcatgttcatactcaaaatggccttgcagagtcatttattaagcgcctacaattaatagcaagacctctactaatgaaaacaaaattgccaattactgtttggggtcatgctatcttacatgcagcagcacttgtacgtctcagaccgactcattataataaatactccccgtcacaattagtatttggtaatgaaccaaatatagctcatttaagaatttttggttgtgcggtatacgtgcctgtagcaccaccacaacgtacaaaaatgggccctcaacgaaggttgggcatatatgttgggtttgactcaccctccataattcgataccttgaaccgttgactggagatttattcactgctcgatttgcagattgtcggtttgatgaaacaattttcccgccattagggggagagaaaaaggaacccgaaaaagaaaaagaaattgcgtggaaagtttcatcactatcacattttgatccacgcacccgcacatgtgagcaggaggtccagaagatcatccacttacagaaaatagcaaatcaaatgccagatgcatttactgatttgaaacggataactaagtcacatatccctgcagtgaatgtacctatccgaattgatgtcccaaaaggatcatctacaagtatcatagcttctgaatctcaaacacgccagaagcgtggtagaccgttgggctcaaaggataaaaatcctagaaaaagaagcgtaagaaataataaagatgatactacacaggaacttcctgaagaaggtcaaggtttgagtaatcctgatattcctgaagaaatcagtgaaccctatactcaagtgaatgaagaactttcaataagttctaccggtgatgagataaatttagatcgatcaaaaattacggtggataatgtttttgcgtataatgttgcaattaacctcatgcaagatagtgaaagtcttgaacctaaatccgtcgaagattgtcgacgtagatgtgattggccagaatggcaaaaggcaattcaatcagaattagactcacttgctaaacgtgaggtttttggacctgtagtccaaacccctgaaggtgtaaaaccagttggttataaatgggtttttgttagaaaacgaaatgagagaaatgaaattgtaagatataaggcacgccttgttgcacaaggattctctcaaagacccggagtcaactatgaagaaacatattcaccggttatggatgggataacatttcgatatctcatcagtttagctgtacataaaaatcttgaaatacacctaatggatgtggttacagcttacctttatggttcacttgataatgaaatttacatgaaaatcccagaaggattaaaattgcctgaagcatgtaaaaagtctcgggaagtatactcaataaaactcgaaagatcattatatggtctgaaacaatcagggcgtatgtggtataatcgcctaagtgagtacttaataaatgaaggttatattaatgatgttatttgtccatgtgtttttattaagaaaacggaatcagagtttgttatactcgccgtttatgttgatgacataaatctcattggaacccctgaagaggtccaaaaggcaattgaatatctaaagaaagaatttgaaatgaaagaccttggaaagacaaaactttgtctaggtctacaaattgaacatttagcagacggagtttttgtccatcaatctgcctacactgagaaaatcttaaaaagattttacatg
This window encodes:
- the LOC129886227 gene encoding E3 ubiquitin-protein ligase ATL6-like, translating into MGIFIKQEPPVLRYVLFVFLFSCPSLTPKAVAQQATTGNEFQYARLNPPLAIIIIVLIAALFFMAAFSIYIRHCTQSSAMSGSVRRALSLRRRAAAARGLDPSIIETFPTFTYAEVKDHQIGKGALECAVCLNEFEDDETLRLIPKCDHVFHPVCIDAWLQSHDTCPVCRANLNPQPDEPPIQVPQLIRDEPGTEQQQQNDEVSIRIASDEEQRQQEDEGSVRPTVKRNLSFNVTNRVPKQEEGGSVKSGVKRNLSFNVPIQPPRSISMRPRIFSKFRSHSTGHSLVLPGENLDRYTLRLPEGVRKAVMNRAKSFGGTLPRDTSSRKGYRTVTGDGSNRGSRSNKRVEWSEPEAKSDRWIFSMAPPFFSRGSSIKSPRVGAEAGEGSTSGSMKTAVKLPSFKCLEPKGDEASLMSADSARPPV